From the Thiomicrorhabdus sp. genome, the window CAAAATCGCGAACAGAGGCCGGAGTATAGCCGCGGCGGCGCATTCCGGAAATCGTCGGCATGCGTGGATCGTCCCAACCTTCAACCAATTTGTCATTAACCAACTGATGAAGTTTCCGCTTGGACATAACCGTGTATTCCAGATTCAAACGCGAAAACTCGTACTGGTGCGGGCGATCCGGGCGGTCAAAATCATCAAGATGCTCCAAAAGCCAGTCGTAAATGCGACGGTTGTCTTGAAACTCCAAAGTACATAGCGAGTGTGTCACCCCCTCGATTCCATCAGAAATACAATGAGCGAAATCATACATCGGATAAATGCACCACTCATCGCCGGTCTGATGATGATGCTCGAAGCGGACGCGGTAAAGTGTCGGATCGCGCATGCACATGAACGAGGAAGCCATATCGATTTTGGCGCGCAGAACACACTCGCCTTCTTTGAAACCGCCGGCGCGCATTTTTTCGAACAACGCCAGATTTTCCTGCGGCGACGTATCACGGTAAGGACTGTTTTTTCCCGGTTCTTTTAAGGTTCCCCGATATTCACGGGTTTCTTCGGCATTCAGAAAGCAAACATAAGCCAAGCCTTTATTAATCAGCTCAACCGCATATTGATAAAACTTTTCGAAATAATTTGAGGAATAGCAAGGCTCGCCCTCCCAATGAAAGCCTAACCAGCGAACGTCGTTTTTGATGGATTCAACATACTCGACATCTTCTTTGGCCGGATTGGTATCGTCAAAACGCAGATTGCATTTGCCTTGATAATCTTCGGCCAACCCAAAGTTCAGGCAAATGGATTTGGCGTGACCGATATGCAGATAACCGTTCGGCTCCGGCGGGAAACGTGTACACACTCGATCGTGCAATTGATTGGCTAAATCATCGTTAATAATATTGCGGATAAAATTGACTGGGCGTTCGATCCCTTCCGGCTTATTGCTCATGGAAATACAAAACCTATAACAAACTCATCAAGACAAACGGGCCGAGAAAACGGCCCATGAAATAAATGCGCTTGATTATAGCATATAAAAGGCCGTTACAAATTGCTTGCAACCCCGTTATTGAGACCCGAAAAGCAAACCTGCGCCCCCTTCCCTAACGCCGGAAGGACGGAGTCATTTAAGCTATTTAACGAGAAGATCCATCAATCGCATATGCAGTCTTTCCAGCACTTTGATATTTTCCTGACTACGCTCGGGATTGAATCTCGGATCATCCAATGCATCGATGTTCATCTGCCACAGACGACGACAAGTCTGCAAAGTGACCCGTAGCTCATACGGCGTCGGATTACCGGCGACCGCCCAATCGCGAGGCATCATAAATACCTCTTTACAACGAAAAGTGGCAATTTTGCTATCTGCTTTACCCTCGTCAGCGCCAATTTCGGCTTTTCTCAAGTCAGAACGCCTGGACTGATCAGGTAAAGTCTTCGGGTTTAAAACCGTCACACTGGCCATAGTTTTCTCCTTATCAGGGGGAAATCAACAATTGAAAAGACCTTACCTCTGGCTCCAGTATAAAAACCAAGTGTGGAACTCGGAAATAGTTTTTTGTAATAGTAATCCTTAATAAACGTAATACATATCTATAGATTTTTATCGATTTTTTTTATTGTAAGAATTCTGTTCGCGAAAAGAGAGAACGCATGGAACAGGCAACGCCTGTCACCCGCCCCCCTGCAAGAAAAAACGGAGGACAATCTTCGGCAACCGCCTGAAGAAAAGGAAAAAGATTATCCAGAAAAGGAATTATCGGCTGGTTTCGAAATCAACCTTGAACTGTTTGGCCGTACGACCGCTGCGGCCACCCCGCGACGTTGCAAAGCGCGCTGCCAGACGATGCAACTCTTCACGATCGCCATCAAAATCAACAAACAGCTTGTCGATCATTTGCAGATACACGTCCTGAACGGGGGCGTAAAACGACAGACTTAATCCGAAACGATCCGCCAGAGACAATGATTCTTCGACATTATCACCATAATGCAGTTCACCGTTTGGATTGATGCGGACATTTTGATTGTCGCTGCTTTTTTCCGGCAGCAAATGCCGTCGGTTGGATGTCGCCATCATCAGGATATTTTCAGGAGGTAACTCAATGGAACCTTCCATCAGAACTTTCAAATGACGGTAACGCTTGTCGCCCGGTTCGAACGTCAGATCATCACAATAAAGAATGAATTTCCACGGCTCTTCTCGCAGCTGATCACTGATCTCCGGCAGATCACCAATATCATCTTTTTCAACCTCGACCACCCTCAGGCGCTGCTCACGATAATGGTTTAAAGCGGCCTTGATTAATGAAGATTTACCAGTGCCGCGAGCCCCCCAGAGCAACACATGATTTGCCGCCTCGCCACGTAAAAACGCCTGAAGATTGAGATTGAAACGGCGTTTTTGCTCATCAATTCCCAACAGATCATCCATTCCAATCGGGTCCAGAGCCTTAACGGCACGCAGCTTCTGCGTTCGACTGCGCCAGACTGCCGCCCGGGTTTTCTGCCAGTCGATTTCTTCAGACATGGTTTTTCCCGCTGGCGGCATGCGGATCGGGATGATTGTCGATCAGGTGGGTTTCAAATTCACGCAAACGTTTGATCACCGACAGGAATTTGGTGATATCGGTCCAGCGATCGATAAAGAAATTAAACCCGTCGTTAACCTTACCGAAGGCGTTACCGGTCTGAGTCACCACCCCGAGAGTAATCACGCCGCCGAACAATGACGGCGCCATCATCAGATAAGGCAGGACAATCATCAACTGACCGTAAATATTCGACCACAAGTTGAAATAGGTGTAGTGATTAAATAGACGGAAATAATTCGGACGCAGCCCTAAAAACAGCTCGGCCATACTTGGCAGATTGGCGTAGCTTTTATCGTCCTCGGAATAGACCAGATGCTTACGATAGCTGGCTTCGACCCTTTGGTTGTTATATTCCAGACCAGGCAATTTGATTCCGACCAGAAATGAGATCAGCATGGCACCAATGGAGGTCAACATCGCCACCCAGACCAGAGAACCGGGAATGTCCGATAACCACGGAATGGTTATCTGTTCAGACAAGGCCCAGAGAATCGGGATAAAGGCGATCAATGTCAGAATCGAACGGAAAAATCCCAAACCAAGCGATTCGAGCGCATTGGCAAACTGATAAGTATCTTCTTGGATACGCTGCGATGCCCCTTCAATATTACCCGGATGAGAACTCCAGTAAGGCAGATAATAAAAAGTAATCGCCTGACGCCAGCGAAAGGCGTAATGGCGGGCAAAATAGCTGGAAACTATGGCCGCAAAAATATACGGAATGGCAATATAAAGAAACTGAACCATCTTCTCCCAGAAGGCGTCAATATCGTTTGCCGCCTGGAGAATATCGTAAAACTCTTTATACCACTGGTTGAGTTGCACGGTCATTTCAACCTGAAAAATGACCAGGGCAAACAGAAAGGCCAAACCGCCCCATGCCCAAAGCGCCCACTCACGGGTTCCGAAAAAGCTCTTTAACATAACCCTCTTTCTCTCTTTTTTGTTTTTATATCGCAGCCGAACGGAATGTCATTCGGCACACGGAATACACCTTATTCGGCTTTACATATTACTTGTGCGCCTCATCCAAAATGATGACGACATCCTGAAAAATCCCGCAGCGCGACCAGCAGCGTCTCAAGCCTCAATGAACGCTTTCTTCGGCAATGTGCAATTTGACCAGCTTGAAGGTTTTGTCACCACCTTTCTCCCGAAAACGGATAAAACTCGGTTCTTCGTCAATGCGGTCATAGTGTTCGTCCATATACGCCATTCGCCCGTTGAAATAGGCTTTCAGAATCGACTCGTCCAGCGTCCACCCCTTCGGAAAAGCCGCCGGTTGCGCTTCGGACGGTTTCAAACTGGCCAGACAAACCAACGTCCCGTCTTTCATCTTCTGAAAACCGACCTGCAGCCACGGGCAGATCACTTCCAACTCTCCGAACTGAGTCACCAACACCATATCTCCAGCCTGGACTTCGCCATTGACTTCAACACGCTCCTGCAAACCGCCTTCAACCAACTGTTTGCCGAACACCTGCATCTCTTCCAGACGCAAAAAACCGATCCGCAACAAGTCCCGATCGGCGCAAACCGCCAATGGATGCAAGGTTCCCTGCAACTTCTGCAAGGCCTCAAGGGCCTTGGGGTTTTGTTGGGCTTTTGCTTTATGAATGATAATCGAATAACCTTCAACCAGAACCGACATTGGAACACTCCTGTTTTTTATAGACGTTGAATCGCATCCCCGATACTGCGAAATAGAATGTGCGCAAATGCGCAATCAAAGCGACCATCATAAAACCAGATGCCTTCGCTGAAAACCCCTAACCGCACAGCCTCGCCGATAAAACATTCGGTAATTGGCGCAAACACAGCAATAATGCCGGATCAACCTTGCCTTGCAAGTCAATCAGCGTGTAAGCAATTTCACCACGCGATTTATTGATCATGTCTTCGATATTAAGGTTTTCCCGGCCCAGTGTCTCGGTAATTTCCGCCAGAATCCCCGCCTGGTTGCGGTTCACTATGGCAATTCGGCTAACCTCTTTGCCCTGGGGCTCTACGGACACATTCGGTAAATTGACCGAATCCTGCACAATACCGTGTTCCAGAAACATTTTCAGATTTCGAATCACCTGAATCGCCGACTGTTCTTCGGCTTCCAAAGTCGAGGCTCCCAGATGCGGAAAACTCAAAACCTGCGGCAGGTGCATCAGACCATCGCTAGGAAAATCCGTCACATACGCGTGCAGTTTCGCTTGTTCCAGCAAAGCTTTCAACGCCTCTTCGACGACAATTTCCCCGCGGGAGAAGTTCAGGAGAATCGCTCCCGCCGGCAAGAGCCCAAGTCGCTCCTCATTCAGCATTTCGCGCGTCGAATCCAGCAACGGCACATGCACCGTCACCACATCGCATTTCTGCAGTAAAGATTCCAGACGATCGCACTGATGCACTGCCGAATTCAAGTGCCAGGCGTGGTGAACCGAGATAACGGGATCGTAACCGTAAACTTCCATACCCAATGCAAATCCCGCATTGGCAACCTTGACACCGATGGCTCCCAGCCCGATTACGCCAAGTTTTTTCCCTGCCAGCTCAAAACCGGAAAAACGCTTCTTGCCGCTCTCGATCAGAACACTGGGGTTATCGGTTTTCAAATCCAGCTGGCGAACAAACTCGGCGGCTGGATAAAGGTTGCGTGCAGCCATCAGCATGGCAGCCATCACCAATTCTTTAACGGCATTGGCATTTGCTCCCGGTGCATTAAAAACCGCCACCCCGGCTTCGCTCATTCTCGATAATGGAATATTATTCACGCCAACGCCTGCGCGCCCGACAGCCAGTAAAGCTGGTGAAATATCCCATTGCTGCATGTCTGCCGAACGCACCAGAATCGCTTGCGCTTCGCCAGACATTTCGTCCGCTTCCAGGATGGTGTATTGCGGCTCACTCAAGAGCGCCAGACCGCTCGGTGCAATCTGATTTAAAACCCGTACTTTTTTCATAGTCCCCACTGTTCCTTAATCCAAAGTTCGTCTGTAACGTTTGACCGCAATGATGCCGACCAGCAGCATAAAGGCTGCAATAGCGGCAAATTCGTTCAACAGAGCGTTTCCCGGTGTCTCCTTCAGCATCACGCCACGAATGATGCGCAAGAAATGCGTCAACGGCAAAGCTTCGCCGATCCATTGAGCCCAAATCGGCATACCGCGAAACGGAAACATAAAGCCAGACAGCAGAATCGACGGTAAAAAGAAAAAAATCGTCAGTTGCATCGCCTGCATCTGCGAACGCGCAAGGGTACTGAAAGTAAATCCCAGTGCCAGATTGGCGAGAATAAACAAGCTGACACCCAATGCCAGCACCGTCATGGATCCGGCAAAAGGCACCCGGAATAAATAGTGCGCGGCCGCGAGGATAATCAACGTCTGGAGGATACCGACAAAAATATACGGTGTGATTTTGCCGAACATCACCTGATAAGGCTTAACCGGCATGGCCAACAGGTTTTCCATGGTTCCGCGTTCCACTTCGCGGGTCATTGCCATCGAGGTGATCATCACCATCGTCATTGTCAAAATCACCCCGACCAGCCCCGGGACAATATTGTATTGCGTTATGCCTTCAGGGTTGTAGGCGCGGTGAACCACCACGTCAACCGGATCGGGCGCAACTGCCAGATAATTCAAAGGCCCCGTAAAATCCCGTTGCAGAGCCTGCAAGACGATTTGACGGATTTGAGCAAGCGCGTTCGACGCGGCTGCCGGGTCCGAAGCATCCGCCTCAAGCAGCAGCTGAGGACGCTCACCGCGGATCAACGCCTTGGTAAAACCGGCCGGAATCGATAACACAAACGATACTTCACCATCCCGCAGCAGTGTTTGAGTTTCCTTGCCGTCGGCTGTTGTCAGAACGAAATCGAAATAGTCGGAGTTTTTCATGCCGGTCAAAATCGAGCGCACCATCGGCGTCTGCTCTTCGACATGTACCGCCGTCGCCAAATGTTTCGGATCAGTATTAATGGCGAAACCAAACAAAATCAGCTGCACCACGGGTATCATCAGAATCATCGCAAACGTCAAACGGTCGCGACTCATCTGAATCATCTCTTTGCTGAGAATCGCGAAAATACCGTTTAAACTGCTCAACATTCGCTTGAATCCTTCTGAGGTTCTTTCGCCTGCTTAGATTCCTTGAGGGTTTTATCACCTTCGGTTGCGTTCTGCATCTGACTCAGAGCGATAAAAGCATCTTCCAGGCCCGTCTCGATCTCCTGCCAATGCAGCCCTTCGCCAAAAGCATCAATCACGCTTTGCAGCGCCGCACGATCTCTTCCGCTGATATGCAGTGCCGACCCGAAATAAGCAGCATAATCCACCCGGCTGTCACGCTGAAACCGATCGACTTTTTCCCGCGCTCCGTCTCCAACTGCTTTGAAGGTGACCAACCCGATTTCGCGGATGATTTCCTGCACTCTGCCCTGTACCATGATCTTGCCGTACGACAAATAGACGATTCGGTCGCATCGCTCTGCTTCATCCATATAGTGGGTCGATACCAGCACCGTCATGCCGCTCCCGGCCAACCGGTGAATTTCGTCCCAAAAATCACGCCGCGCCTGCGGATCGACCCCGGCAGTCGGTTCGTCGAGCAGTAATAATGCCGGGTTGTGCATGGTCACAGCCGCCAGAGCCAGACGCTGCTTCCAACCACCTGACAAATGCCCGGCCAGTTGATGCTGTCGATCAAACAGCCCGAGAGTTTTCAAGGTTTCGTCAACCACCTGTCGGATCGGATGCAACTGATACAGTCGCGCAACAAATGCCAGATTTTCGCGAATCGTCATATCTTCCCAGAAAGAGAATTTCTGAGTCATATAGCCGGTCGCTTTTTTGATTTCGTCCGCCTGTTTGCAGATATCCAACCCCAGACAGGTGCCTTGACCGGCTGTGGGCTCCAGCAAACCGCAGATCATGCGAATGGTCGTGGTTTTTCCGGAACCGTTCGGGCCGAGAAACCCCCAAACCTGACCACGCGGCATTTGAATACTGACCTGATCTACCGCACGCTTATTATCAAAGTCCTTAACCAGATTACGGACATCGATGGCAAAAGCGTCGCTGAAACTCTCTGGTGGCGTTTTTAGACTCATGGAAGCAATACATCCACCGGCTGACCAGGCCGCAGAGAACCTTGTGCAAGATGAGCCTCGACTAAAAACACCAGTTTCTGACGCGCCGCATTACTGAAAATCACCGGCGGCGTATAACTGGCTGAGTCGGAGATAAAGCGAATTTCCGCTGTCAAAGGTTGAACCTGACCATCACGTTGAACTTTGACCGACTGCCCCAAATACAGATCGGAAAGCTCGGCCTCTCCGATGAAAAATTTCACCTTCAGACTGTCCGAAGGCAAAAGCGCAAGGATCGGCGTCCCGGCAGCAACGAATTCGCCGGGATAATGAAAACGCTGCTCAACCCGGCCTGCAAGCCGACTGTACACGCTACGCTGATCAAGCTGCCATTGCGCCTGAACACGTTCACTCTCAGCCTGTTCAAATGCTGCTTTGGATGCTTTTTGCACCTCTTCACGTGCCGCCAGCTTTGCAACCGCAATATTCGATTCGATCAGTCGTACCTGCGCTTTGGCCACTTCCCAGCGTTCCTGAGCCTGATCACCGAGATTGGTCGCGGCCGTCCCTTTGCTAACCAAGGCTCCCCAACGCTGTTTCTCCATTGCAGCCAATTTAAGTTGCGCTCGGGCTTCCCTCAATTGCGCCTGCAGGACATCCAATTCTTCCTGACGCGCGCCACTTTGCAAATCCCGCCATTGCGCTTCACTTTGCTCGACAAGTTTCTGAGCGCTTTTCAACTGAGCCTGCTGCAAATCATCACCCAGAAAAAACAGCGCCTGACCAACGGAAATCGAATCCCCCTCTTTCACATCGACACGCTTGAGCCAGCCACTGGCCGGGGAAGCAATATAACGGTAGTCGGCTTCAACATAGCCGTGATACACCTTCAGCCCTTTTTCCGTCTGTGCGCTGGCCGGAGACGGCGTGAGACAGCCCAGCGAAAAAAACGAGATCATCAGGAGTCCAAGCAGGAGTTCAAGTGGCTTTGCCGGCATCTTTTTCTCTCCAAACATAAACGGTACGATTTCTAGCATTATGAAACGAAGCACGCCCAAATTCCAACTCTGCGGCCTTAAAAACTGTTTTTTCCAGGCTCTCGGGCAAAAACGGCTCGCCTGCGGATAAAGCGGGGTAAAATAGCGGGTTTGAAAAGTTCTGACTTCTTCTGGCGCTGGCGCCGATCGCTGAAAACGGGTTCACTTATGCTGAGTTATCTTCATTCCTTCCACGCCGGCAATTTCGCCGATGTTCTGAAACATCTGATCAGCAGTCAAATTCTGCACTACCTGACGCAAAAACCCAAGCCGTTGTTCTATCTGGACACTCATTCCGGCAGCGGAGGTTTTCAATTGCTCGGGGACGAAGCACAGAAAAACCGTGAATTTCTCAACGGCATCGGTAAACTCTGGGAAGTTAAATCGCCCTTGCCGGCAGCGGTACAAGACTATGTCTCACTGATTCAAACCTTTAATACCGAGGGTGAACTGAAACTTTATCCGGGGTCACCGTGGTTTGCGCAAACCCTGCTCAGAGAACAGGATCGTGCCAACTTATTTGAATTACATCCGCGCGAATATCAGAACTGCCAAACCAATTTCGGCAAAGATCGCCGTTTTACCGTTTTTAACAAAGACGGCTTTCATGCCTGCATCAGCCAGCTTCCACCAAAAGAGAAACGCGGTTATATCTTGATGGATCCCCCTTACGAGGTCAAAGGTGATTACGATACCGCTGTGAATACTCTGATCAAAGCACATAAGAAATTCGCAACCGGAACCTATGCGCTCTGGTATCCGGTCGTGGAACGCAGCCGCATTGACCGCATGGAAAAGTTATTTAAAGACAGCGGCATACGCAACATTCAGTTATTTGAACTTGGCATTGCCAGAGATAATGAAAAAGGCATGACTTCCAGCGGAATGATCGTCATCAATCCTCCCTGGACTTTACAGCAGAATATGCAAGAAACCTTGCCTTTTCTAGCAAGTTGTCTTGCGGGGAAAAACGGTTCCTTTCGCGTCGAACAACTTGTTAATGAATAAGGTTATATCATCTTCCTAATCAACTGATTTAATTAATAATCAGATAGAAAATATCAGATCACCAAAGCCCCAGATCAAGGTTCCCAGCACCACGGTGAGATGCGATAGCCAGACCTTTTTTCGATGCCATTTCGACGGCGCAAGATCGGGAATATCATCGCCGACATCGACTTTTTCAAGTCGTTGATAAAGCACATCCAGCTCGCGATGCATCAGTGAATATTCACTCATCACCGCAAACAGAACCACCAGACTGCCAAAGCGGGCAAACCAGATGCCATCCCACGCAAACCCCAAAATCAACCCAATCCCGAGCATTACCCAAGCCAGCAGCAATAACAAACCGTTTTTCTTTTTCATTCGAATTCAACACTTAGCATACAAACCATCGGCCATTCAAACCAAGCGAACCTGCTCGGCTTCAATCAGAATTTTGCGCGCCTTGTAAAGGCGACTCAAAGCCTTTTTATATCGCGCCTTGCTGATTCGATAGCAGGCAAAAATTTCCTCGGGAGACGAGTAGTCCGTCAATTCAGACACCCCTCCGTTCGTGCTTAAAAAGGCTAAGATCCTGTCTTCAATCTCTTCTATGCCTTCTTCACCGAGCTTTTGCAGAGTCAGGTTGATTTTCCCGTCATCCCGTACCTGTTTAATATAACCTTTCAGCTTCTGTCCCATCCGCAACGGCTGTAATAATTCACTATTGTGAATCAGACCCAAATAGCTGCCGTCGATCACCGCGGTATAACCTAGCTTGCTGCGGCTGCACACCATCAAAGTCACTTCCTGGCCGCGAGTGAAATGAAAGCGGTTATTTTCCGACAAAAACAGGCTCAACTTACTTGAAGCGGCAATTCTTCCACTCTTATCGCGATAAACATATACACAATAAC encodes:
- the glnS gene encoding glutamine--tRNA ligase, yielding MSNKPEGIERPVNFIRNIINDDLANQLHDRVCTRFPPEPNGYLHIGHAKSICLNFGLAEDYQGKCNLRFDDTNPAKEDVEYVESIKNDVRWLGFHWEGEPCYSSNYFEKFYQYAVELINKGLAYVCFLNAEETREYRGTLKEPGKNSPYRDTSPQENLALFEKMRAGGFKEGECVLRAKIDMASSFMCMRDPTLYRVRFEHHHQTGDEWCIYPMYDFAHCISDGIEGVTHSLCTLEFQDNRRIYDWLLEHLDDFDRPDRPHQYEFSRLNLEYTVMSKRKLHQLVNDKLVEGWDDPRMPTISGMRRRGYTPASVRDFAERIGISKVDSMTEMGILEVAVRDDLNKVAPRTMAVMDPIKVIIENYPQGEVEAIQAPVHPQNEAMGKREIFFGRELYIDRADFMETAPNGKYQRLAIGKEVRLRNAYIIKGERFETDAEGNFTTIYCSYDPETLGKNPADGRKVKGVIHFVEASKALPAEFRVYDRLFTVPNPGKAEDFESVLNPDSLIIKNGFVEPGMAEAPVEQAYQCEREGYFCRDNKMTDRMVFNRTVALRDTWSNQK
- a CDS encoding ATP-binding protein, translated to MSEEIDWQKTRAAVWRSRTQKLRAVKALDPIGMDDLLGIDEQKRRFNLNLQAFLRGEAANHVLLWGARGTGKSSLIKAALNHYREQRLRVVEVEKDDIGDLPEISDQLREEPWKFILYCDDLTFEPGDKRYRHLKVLMEGSIELPPENILMMATSNRRHLLPEKSSDNQNVRINPNGELHYGDNVEESLSLADRFGLSLSFYAPVQDVYLQMIDKLFVDFDGDREELHRLAARFATSRGGRSGRTAKQFKVDFETSR
- a CDS encoding putative transporter encodes the protein MLKSFFGTREWALWAWGGLAFLFALVIFQVEMTVQLNQWYKEFYDILQAANDIDAFWEKMVQFLYIAIPYIFAAIVSSYFARHYAFRWRQAITFYYLPYWSSHPGNIEGASQRIQEDTYQFANALESLGLGFFRSILTLIAFIPILWALSEQITIPWLSDIPGSLVWVAMLTSIGAMLISFLVGIKLPGLEYNNQRVEASYRKHLVYSEDDKSYANLPSMAELFLGLRPNYFRLFNHYTYFNLWSNIYGQLMIVLPYLMMAPSLFGGVITLGVVTQTGNAFGKVNDGFNFFIDRWTDITKFLSVIKRLREFETHLIDNHPDPHAASGKNHV
- a CDS encoding phosphoglycerate dehydrogenase; this encodes MKKVRVLNQIAPSGLALLSEPQYTILEADEMSGEAQAILVRSADMQQWDISPALLAVGRAGVGVNNIPLSRMSEAGVAVFNAPGANANAVKELVMAAMLMAARNLYPAAEFVRQLDLKTDNPSVLIESGKKRFSGFELAGKKLGVIGLGAIGVKVANAGFALGMEVYGYDPVISVHHAWHLNSAVHQCDRLESLLQKCDVVTVHVPLLDSTREMLNEERLGLLPAGAILLNFSRGEIVVEEALKALLEQAKLHAYVTDFPSDGLMHLPQVLSFPHLGASTLEAEEQSAIQVIRNLKMFLEHGIVQDSVNLPNVSVEPQGKEVSRIAIVNRNQAGILAEITETLGRENLNIEDMINKSRGEIAYTLIDLQGKVDPALLLCLRQLPNVLSARLCG
- a CDS encoding ABC transporter permease, with the protein product MLSSLNGIFAILSKEMIQMSRDRLTFAMILMIPVVQLILFGFAINTDPKHLATAVHVEEQTPMVRSILTGMKNSDYFDFVLTTADGKETQTLLRDGEVSFVLSIPAGFTKALIRGERPQLLLEADASDPAAASNALAQIRQIVLQALQRDFTGPLNYLAVAPDPVDVVVHRAYNPEGITQYNIVPGLVGVILTMTMVMITSMAMTREVERGTMENLLAMPVKPYQVMFGKITPYIFVGILQTLIILAAAHYLFRVPFAGSMTVLALGVSLFILANLALGFTFSTLARSQMQAMQLTIFFFLPSILLSGFMFPFRGMPIWAQWIGEALPLTHFLRIIRGVMLKETPGNALLNEFAAIAAFMLLVGIIAVKRYRRTLD
- a CDS encoding ABC transporter ATP-binding protein; protein product: MSLKTPPESFSDAFAIDVRNLVKDFDNKRAVDQVSIQMPRGQVWGFLGPNGSGKTTTIRMICGLLEPTAGQGTCLGLDICKQADEIKKATGYMTQKFSFWEDMTIRENLAFVARLYQLHPIRQVVDETLKTLGLFDRQHQLAGHLSGGWKQRLALAAVTMHNPALLLLDEPTAGVDPQARRDFWDEIHRLAGSGMTVLVSTHYMDEAERCDRIVYLSYGKIMVQGRVQEIIREIGLVTFKAVGDGAREKVDRFQRDSRVDYAAYFGSALHISGRDRAALQSVIDAFGEGLHWQEIETGLEDAFIALSQMQNATEGDKTLKESKQAKEPQKDSSEC
- a CDS encoding HlyD family efflux transporter periplasmic adaptor subunit, with the protein product MPAKPLELLLGLLMISFFSLGCLTPSPASAQTEKGLKVYHGYVEADYRYIASPASGWLKRVDVKEGDSISVGQALFFLGDDLQQAQLKSAQKLVEQSEAQWRDLQSGARQEELDVLQAQLREARAQLKLAAMEKQRWGALVSKGTAATNLGDQAQERWEVAKAQVRLIESNIAVAKLAAREEVQKASKAAFEQAESERVQAQWQLDQRSVYSRLAGRVEQRFHYPGEFVAAGTPILALLPSDSLKVKFFIGEAELSDLYLGQSVKVQRDGQVQPLTAEIRFISDSASYTPPVIFSNAARQKLVFLVEAHLAQGSLRPGQPVDVLLP
- the rlmJ gene encoding 23S rRNA (adenine(2030)-N(6))-methyltransferase RlmJ — protein: MLSYLHSFHAGNFADVLKHLISSQILHYLTQKPKPLFYLDTHSGSGGFQLLGDEAQKNREFLNGIGKLWEVKSPLPAAVQDYVSLIQTFNTEGELKLYPGSPWFAQTLLREQDRANLFELHPREYQNCQTNFGKDRRFTVFNKDGFHACISQLPPKEKRGYILMDPPYEVKGDYDTAVNTLIKAHKKFATGTYALWYPVVERSRIDRMEKLFKDSGIRNIQLFELGIARDNEKGMTSSGMIVINPPWTLQQNMQETLPFLASCLAGKNGSFRVEQLVNE
- a CDS encoding S1-like domain-containing RNA-binding protein, with the translated sequence MAQIGKINELTVVKEVDFGLYLDGGKEGEILLPKRYVREDCKIGQKVKVFLYFDSQDRLVATTDLPRVSVGEVAFLKVKQVNRTGAFLEWGVPKDLLAPYAEQRVPMEEGRSYCVYVYRDKSGRIAASSKLSLFLSENNRFHFTRGQEVTLMVCSRSKLGYTAVIDGSYLGLIHNSELLQPLRMGQKLKGYIKQVRDDGKINLTLQKLGEEGIEEIEDRILAFLSTNGGVSELTDYSSPEEIFACYRISKARYKKALSRLYKARKILIEAEQVRLV